From Rutidosis leptorrhynchoides isolate AG116_Rl617_1_P2 chromosome 3, CSIRO_AGI_Rlap_v1, whole genome shotgun sequence, a single genomic window includes:
- the LOC139901402 gene encoding mannitol dehydrogenase-like has protein sequence MAKSHETEHPIKAYGYAARDNSGTLAPFNFSRRATGEKDVRFKVLYCGICHTDLHHIKNEMGMTQYPIVPGHEIVGVVTEVGTKVEKFKVGDKVGVGCLVGSCGSCGGCVYDSENFCPAAVLTYGAPDADGTITYGGYSDHMISNEKFVLRWPENLPLDSGAPLLCAGITTYSPLRFHGLDKPGMKVGVVGLGGLGHVAVKMAKAFGAEVTVFSTSMSKKEEALEVLKADHFINSKDQQQMQAAMWSLDGIIDTVSSNHPIAPLIAALKPHGKLIIHGVPEKPLEIPAFSLLTGNKVVAGSMIGGLKETQEMLDFAAEHGITANIELIPIDYVNTAMERLAKADVRYRFVIDVANSLKHE, from the exons ATGGCAAAATCACATGAAACAGAGCATCCAATCAAGGCATATGGTTATGCTGCCCGTGACAATTCCGGAACACTTGCTCCATTCAACTTCTCCAGAAG gGCTACCGGAGAGAAAGATGTACGATTCAAAGTATTGTACTGCGGAATCTGCCATACGGATCTTCACCATATCAAGAACGAAATGGGCATGACCCAGTACCCGATTGTCCCTGGGCATGAGATTGTGGGTGTGGTTACAGAAGTTGGCACCAAAGTTGAAAAGTTTAAGGTTGGCGACAAAGTTGGTGTTGGGTGCTTGGTGGGTTCATGCGGATCATGTGGAGGTTGTGTCTATGATAGCGAAAACTTTTGCCCTGCGGCTGTTCTCACTTACGGTGCTCCCGATGCCGATGGCACCATCACATACGGTGGATATTCTGATCACATGATTTCAAACGAGAAATTTGTCCTCCGTTGGCCtgaaaatttgccacttgattctggTGCCCCGTTGTTATGTGCCGGGATCACAACTTACAGTCCCTTAAGATTCCATGGTCTTGACAAGCCTGGTATGAAAGTCGGTGTGGTTGGTCTTGGTGGGCTCGGTCATGTTGCTGTGAAGATGGCTAAGGCTTTCGGTGCGGAAGTTACCGTTTTTAGCACATCTATGTCTAAGAAGGAAGAAGCACTTGAAGTACTTAAAGCCGATCACTTTATTAACAGCAAGGACCAACAACAAATGCag GCTGCTATGTGGTCGCTCGATGGTATCATCGATACCGTGTCTTCAAACCATCCGATTGCGCCGTTGATTGCTGCACTAAAACCACATGGAAAACTCATTATTCATGGTGTACCAGAGAAGCCATTGGAGATACCAGCATTTTCTTTGCTTACAG GGAATAAGGTAGTTGCTGGAAGTATGATTGGAGGACTTAAAGAGACTCAAGAGATGCTTGACTTTGCAGCAGAGCATGGCATAACTGCAAATATAGAGCTTATTCCCATCGACTACGTCAACACTGCGATGGAGAGGCTTGCAAAGGCTGATGTGAGATACCGTTTTGTGATCGACGTGGCCAATTCTCTCAAACATGAATAG